A window of Equus caballus isolate H_3958 breed thoroughbred chromosome 21, TB-T2T, whole genome shotgun sequence genomic DNA:
CCGCTGCCCACCCTGGCCCAGTCGCCTGGGCAGACGTGAGCTCACTCGGCAAAAGCCTCGCCTGTCCTGGCTGCCGCCCCATGCCTGCTGGAACCATTAGGCAACGGGCAGACGGAACAAACAGCCGCTGGCCAGCCGGACCCTCCACGGGGGTGGCCAGACTCAGGGGGATGTCCTTCAGCTTGCAAGACCCCAGGGCCATCCCAGTAGGGTGCTGCAGAGCAGAGGGGTTGGCTATGAGGAGGTGGGCTGTCTGGTCTGAGGGTGGAAGCTAGGGTAATGGAAGGAAGGATTAAAGTCAGAGGGTGGAGGCTTTTAGTTAGTGGCCCCAGACTCGGGCCAGAGGCAGGACAGAAGGCAAGGCCCCTGGTCTGAAGGAGGAGGCTCATCTGAGAGGTGGCAGAGGCTATGGCCCAatgagggagggggtggggtccTGCTAAGTCAAAAGGCAAGATCTAGTCTGAGGGTGAGGGCAGGGATGTCAGGTCACAGGGAAAAGGCTCTAGACACAGGAGGATGGACAGATGCTCAAATTGAGTGAAGAAGGGGCACATCCCATCAGAGGCAAGAACCTGGGGCAAAGAGACAAGTCTGATGGGGGAGGCTTGCCTGAGGATGGAGGCAAGTCTGTCCTCTGAGTGGAGAGTGGGGATCTGGTCCGGGGGTCGGGGAGAAGGCTGGCTGGGGAGTCTGGGTGAGAATAGGTGCTAGTCTAAGTGGGGAAGCTCGGGGTTGGTCAGGAAGCGGATATGGGGACAGGCCGCTGGTCAGAAGGCAGAGGCATAGGTCTGACTGGGAAAGGGCAGCAGGTGGAAATGATGTAATCTGAAGGCAGAGACTGAGTCAGACGGAGGAGGAAGATTAGGCAGCAGGATGGGAGCACGGTAAGAAAAGTATGAGGGTAGAGGCTGTGGTCAGAGGGAGAGCGAAATGCCTTCCAAGGAGGGGGAGAGACTGGTCTGAGGGCGGAGGCTCAGTTCTATGGGGAGGCAGGTATGACCAAGACTCCCTTGCAGAAAGCAGAGGCTGCGTCTGACGGGGGGAAGAGGGAAGTGGGTGGTGGCGCGGCAGGACTCTCATCCCAGGGCAAGCACCCCTCCCAGCTCCCGAtccgcctccccctcctccctcaggctgGGACGCGGAGACCGGCGGCGACGCCGAGGACGGGCTGCGGCCGGACGTGCTGGTGTTGCTGGCGGCGCCCAAGCGCTGCGCCGGCCGCTTCTCCGGGCGCCACCACTTCGTGGCCGGCAGGTTCGTGCCCGACGACGTGCGCCGCAAGTTCGCGCTGCGCCTGCCGGGCTACACCGGCACCGACTGCGTGGCGGCGCTCTGAGCCCGCGCCCCCGCGGCCGGACCCGCGCCAATAAACAGCCGTCCGCCGCCACCTCGCCTCCGCGTCCTCTGTGCGCCGGGCCCGCGCTGGGCGCGCAAACTCGGGGTGGGGGGTCCTTCCCACCGGCCCCCGGCGGCCCAAGGCGGGAGAGCTAGAGGGTAGACACAGGGTGGGACTTCCCGCTGGCCTCCGAGAAAACTGGAGCCAGAAGAGTGGTGGGTAGGTAGATTCAGGGTGGGACTTCCAGCCTGCTCGGGGTAGGGGGGGCCTAAAACCAACTGGATCGAAGTCAGACTCGATGGAAGACTTCGAGCCGCCCAAAGGGCCGCCTAAAGCGCGAAGATTGGGGCAGCTTCAGGCTCGATTCCAAGAGGCACCTCCCGCAGGCAGCTTGGGACCCAACGTGGAGAGTGGAGGGTGGGCTGAGGGAGGGACTTCCAGCCGGCGACGGGGGAAGCAGGCCAGCCAG
This region includes:
- the YJEFN3 gene encoding yjeF N-terminal domain-containing protein 3 isoform X4; translation: MVLVVCGPEQNGAVGLVCARHLRVFEYEPTIFYPTRSLDPLHRDLTTQCEKMDIPFLSYLPTEVSVPWQLGWEVGDGALRLPPDPACHPRLGRGDRRRRRGRAAAGRAGVAGGAQALRRPLLRAPPLRGRQVRARRRAPQVRAAPAGLHRHRLRGGALSPRPRGRTRANKQPSAATSPPRPLCAGPALGAQTRGGGSFPPAPGGPRRES